GTCATCAATGCGTAATCACCCGGGTTTATAACGCAAAACGGAAACATTGCCAAAGCAGGCTTTGAGCCTATAGCATGATTTATCTCAGTCTGAGTGTCTATATCTACACCAAACCTATCCTTCATATATTTTGCAGCGACATCTTTAAATTCCTGTATGCCATTATCAGAATAAAATCTATTCTCCTTTTTCATAGCCTCTTCTTTAAGCACATTCACAATCTGAGCATCTGCCATATCATCAGGCTCTCCGACACCCATATCTATTAATTCCTTGCCAGGGTTTGCGGCAATAGCTGCCTTTTTTGCCCTTTTTATTTTCTCAAACTTGTAAATCTTGGTGTCCTTACCAAACATATTTCCACCAAGTCTTTCGGCAATTAAATTTTGAACAAAATCTGACATTTTATCCTCCACTTTCATTTTTCAGTTTATCTAACTCTATCCTTAATTTGGAATCATTGCAAGCATCAATCCCGGGGCAACTTTTAATATCGCAAGGGTCAATATGTATGGTAACGTCCAAATCGTCAATCTTGTTTTTTAATTTTCTCTCAATAGTATCTGCTATCTTATGTGCGTCTGAGATACTTAATTCTCTGCACAGAGTCAAGTGCAAATCAAGAAACTTTTGAGAGCCTGACTTTCTTGTCCTTACTCTATGAAAATCGATATGCAAATTATCAAAGCTATCTAAAATTTTAATTATATCACTTTTAATTGCCTCAGGTAACTCCACATCAAGCAAATCTTTAGAAACCTCAAAACTAAGCTTTACTGCTGAATAAATAATATACAAAGAAATTACAGCAGAAATTATAGGGTCTACAACATGAAGTCCAAAATATTTTATAATAAAGAAGGATATCAAAATTCCTACATTGGTCAGTATATCAATTTCATAATGCATCGCATCTGCTTTTAATATTGATGAATCTGACTTTTTAGCTACATACCGCAGATACAACGTTAGAGCTACTGTAGATACTATTGAAAAAATCATCACATAAAGACCGGAATCTATATTATCTATTTTACCTTTTGTTATAAACTTACCATATGATTTGTATAATATATAACCGCCAGATACCAATATTATTAAAGACTGTAAAAAAGTTGCCAACGATTCAAACTTGCCATGCCCAAAAGGATGTTTTTCATCGGGGGGCTCTTCAGATTTTTTTATGGCAAAATAATTTATGGTTGATGATAAAATATCAAGTGTAGAATCAACTGCAGAAGACAAAAGTGCAAGCGAACCAATAGAAAAGCCTGCAATACCTTTTACTACAGTCAGCATAACAGCAACACTTATACTAACTATGGAAGCTACTGACTTATTGCTCACAAACCTGCCTTTAGCTCATTTTTCTTTTAAAACTAATCTTCGTCATATCAAACCAGTTATCAAACAAACCGAGCACAGCTACAATTATTATCATATGCGGTTCGCTAAAAATAAGTATATATAATATCAATTTTAAAAAATAACTCAGCTTCCACTTTAGAAAATAGAAATTTAAAATATCAAGCCCTTGAAAGAAAAATAGTGCAGTAAATATAATAAGAGTGTTATAAGACACTAATTTATACGAAAAATCCTTTGATAATATAAAAAAACCTCCAACAATAAGAAAAACTATCAATTTGTCATTAACTCTATACCTTACTTCAGGAA
This DNA window, taken from Deferrivibrio essentukiensis, encodes the following:
- a CDS encoding cation diffusion facilitator family transporter, with protein sequence MSNKSVASIVSISVAVMLTVVKGIAGFSIGSLALLSSAVDSTLDILSSTINYFAIKKSEEPPDEKHPFGHGKFESLATFLQSLIILVSGGYILYKSYGKFITKGKIDNIDSGLYVMIFSIVSTVALTLYLRYVAKKSDSSILKADAMHYEIDILTNVGILISFFIIKYFGLHVVDPIISAVISLYIIYSAVKLSFEVSKDLLDVELPEAIKSDIIKILDSFDNLHIDFHRVRTRKSGSQKFLDLHLTLCRELSISDAHKIADTIERKLKNKIDDLDVTIHIDPCDIKSCPGIDACNDSKLRIELDKLKNESGG